From Streptomyces sp. HUAS MG91, the proteins below share one genomic window:
- a CDS encoding pentapeptide repeat-containing protein: MVLTDVTTRKSWRRGEQRGLKLIPVGLALGLTFAVAVAVAGFVFFTGWDLLNVQGLKPERRIDAKTLFDLVKLAFGVVAGAGALVALVVAYRRQRVDEDAALREATRLHTERFTAAVSQIGQESAAVRLGGVHALAGLADDAPTTELRQTCIDVLCAYLRLPYIAESALPAGDTRAEHEYRGLREVRQTVIRLVRDHLRLKEGHRHSWRGHDFDFTGVVFDGGDLSGAVFDRGTARFTGATFAGTAMSFAGVQVLSDATLDFTRAVFAGARVDFAGCAFKGGSTDFTDALFRSGTVDFRDCGFIAGSVLFRGGRFTGGTVSFSGDRPSPAATEVCFSGSTVDFDRAVFAGGQVAFGGARFSKGSVSFRRAEFSGAEVSFERARFEGCGVDLAEGVFSAGAVRFAEAEFSAGSVAFRDAVFVGAAVDFAQRSLLGGTLDFTGARGTPPGALMPAVPAGGTAPVGLIVPLTW; encoded by the coding sequence GTGGTCCTGACGGATGTGACGACGCGTAAGTCCTGGCGCCGCGGTGAGCAGCGCGGCCTGAAACTGATACCGGTCGGCCTCGCTCTCGGCCTGACGTTCGCCGTCGCGGTGGCGGTCGCCGGCTTCGTGTTCTTCACCGGCTGGGATCTGCTGAACGTCCAGGGGCTCAAGCCGGAACGCCGCATCGACGCCAAGACGCTCTTCGACCTCGTCAAACTGGCGTTCGGTGTCGTGGCGGGCGCCGGTGCGCTGGTGGCGCTGGTCGTCGCCTACAGGCGCCAGCGCGTCGACGAGGACGCCGCGCTGCGCGAGGCCACCCGGCTCCACACGGAACGCTTCACGGCCGCCGTGTCCCAGATCGGCCAGGAGTCCGCCGCGGTGCGGCTCGGCGGTGTGCACGCCCTGGCCGGCCTGGCCGACGACGCCCCCACCACCGAGCTGCGTCAGACGTGCATCGACGTGCTCTGCGCCTACCTCCGGCTGCCCTACATCGCCGAGAGCGCACTGCCCGCCGGTGACACGAGGGCCGAGCACGAGTACCGGGGTCTGCGCGAGGTCCGGCAGACCGTCATCCGGCTGGTCCGGGACCATCTGCGGCTGAAGGAGGGGCACCGGCACTCGTGGCGCGGGCACGACTTCGACTTCACCGGCGTGGTCTTCGACGGCGGCGACTTGTCCGGGGCGGTCTTCGACCGGGGTACGGCCCGGTTCACCGGAGCGACGTTCGCGGGGACGGCGATGTCCTTCGCCGGTGTCCAGGTACTGTCCGACGCCACGTTGGACTTCACGCGTGCCGTCTTCGCGGGCGCGCGGGTCGACTTCGCGGGATGCGCGTTCAAGGGCGGCTCGACGGACTTCACCGACGCCCTGTTCCGGAGCGGTACCGTCGATTTCCGGGACTGCGGGTTCATCGCGGGCAGCGTCCTTTTCCGCGGTGGCCGTTTCACGGGCGGCACGGTGTCCTTCAGCGGAGACCGTCCCTCTCCGGCCGCCACCGAGGTGTGCTTCTCCGGGAGCACGGTCGACTTCGACAGGGCCGTGTTCGCCGGTGGGCAGGTCGCGTTCGGCGGGGCGCGGTTCTCGAAGGGGAGCGTCTCGTTCCGGCGCGCGGAGTTCTCCGGTGCCGAGGTGAGCTTCGAGCGCGCTCGCTTCGAGGGCTGCGGGGTCGATCTCGCCGAAGGCGTGTTCTCGGCCGGCGCGGTCCGATTCGCCGAGGCGGAGTTCTCCGCGGGCTCGGTGGCGTTCCGCGACGCGGTGTTCGTCGGAGCCGCGGTGGACTTCGCCCAGCGGTCCCTCCTCGGCGGCACACTCGACTTCACCGGCGCGCGCGGCACGCCACCGGGAGCGCTCATGCCGGCGGTTCCTGCGGGCGGGACCGCACCCGTGGGCCTCATCGTGCCGCTGACGTGGTGA